From the Chitinophaga lutea genome, one window contains:
- a CDS encoding NHL repeat-containing protein: protein MKYFLIPIVAICLLCACTKRRADAGGRTAGYDHIAMVTNINTGTTPVAYLGTRSDFSKGTYNNANARQVVSYALAQVYGNDVYLIEARSGDKVKKYTRNMDGTLQEAGSLVMPAASFPYCIAFESAVKAYVSLGNTGKIAVINPATMTQTGLIDLTPYALGDASPDPGVMVYKNGRLYVACLQTSDGYTSMHPAQVLVIDVAGNYGITSITDNRATYAGNASSSGSMFFTENGDLYVLCMSSWGFVPGQKCGFLRIKNGDTKFDPAYFFNISDYVVANIPGSHLDYLHRVEYAGNGIVYATGNIPKLMSNPPDYVKDKTFGAFRADLQNKVLTKLDIPYSNGYAACVLPYENKVYYGMSTNTGVGIFSFDPATNTTSVGPVVSAQGDPSILCAFE, encoded by the coding sequence ATGAAATATTTTTTGATTCCGATAGTTGCCATCTGCCTGCTCTGCGCCTGCACAAAACGAAGGGCGGACGCCGGCGGCCGTACAGCCGGGTACGACCATATCGCCATGGTCACCAACATCAACACGGGCACCACACCGGTAGCATACCTGGGTACCCGCAGCGATTTTTCCAAAGGCACTTACAACAACGCCAATGCCCGGCAGGTGGTGAGTTATGCGCTGGCGCAGGTGTACGGCAACGATGTTTATCTTATCGAAGCGCGCAGCGGCGACAAGGTGAAAAAGTATACCCGCAATATGGACGGTACGCTGCAGGAAGCAGGTAGTCTGGTCATGCCGGCCGCATCGTTCCCTTATTGCATCGCGTTCGAAAGCGCCGTAAAAGCATACGTGTCTTTAGGCAACACCGGGAAGATCGCCGTGATCAATCCCGCTACCATGACGCAAACCGGCCTGATCGACCTCACCCCTTACGCACTGGGAGATGCAAGCCCCGACCCGGGCGTGATGGTATACAAAAACGGCAGACTGTACGTAGCCTGCCTGCAAACCTCAGACGGTTATACCAGCATGCATCCGGCACAGGTGCTGGTAATCGATGTGGCTGGTAACTACGGCATTACCAGCATCACCGACAACAGGGCCACTTATGCCGGCAACGCTTCGTCTTCAGGTTCGATGTTCTTTACGGAGAACGGCGATCTGTATGTGTTGTGCATGAGCTCATGGGGATTCGTACCGGGGCAGAAATGCGGCTTCCTGCGTATCAAAAACGGAGACACAAAATTCGACCCGGCGTACTTTTTCAACATCAGCGATTATGTGGTGGCCAACATACCGGGTAGCCACCTCGATTATCTTCACCGTGTCGAATATGCCGGCAACGGCATTGTGTATGCCACGGGGAATATCCCGAAGCTGATGAGCAATCCCCCGGATTATGTGAAGGACAAGACCTTCGGCGCATTCCGGGCGGACCTGCAAAACAAGGTGCTGACGAAGCTGGATATCCCTTATTCAAATGGATACGCGGCCTGTGTGTTGCCGTATGAGAACAAGGTGTATTACGGGATGTCGACCAACACCGGGGTGGGCATCTTTTCTTTTGACCCGGCTACGAATACAACGAGCGTGGGACCGGTGGTGAGCGCGCAGGGGGATCCGAGTATCCTGTGTGCATTTGAGTGA
- a CDS encoding TonB-dependent receptor yields the protein MTKRLLFVLLCCVVSHCAFAQGNVIRGRVLDQQRFTPLGQVTVHIRESGVSTQTGANGVFEFKKINTGTYTLQFSFVGYRPVERTVRVDKTGLSVEVAMEAVSTELSGVTVTGLSEEQAAARKVRNNVMPVTILSGRQIENRASNLNELLARQTGVQIRRTGGLGSEARISVRGLEGRRVQIFIDGNPLNTPDGSLGINDLPLQIIERIEIYKGTIPAWLGGDGLGSAVNVVIKHRDVSYIDATASYQSYNTLNTGLILKKTFDKAGIEAGAGIFTNSSDNDYTMESPFQPGLKIRRDHDRFRSILAGASIRFHKLWFDEVELEGAYVDVDKELQGVQRNIRHIESHGKTGVAILSAKKKGLLDNRLSFKYNAALANINVRFVDTSSYSYDWEGIRSPSIYGKGEMGIGPNLTTTVQKEFRQLANVNFELNEVFTLNLNNTLRKGDFEPEDDVANAFAGKNLFNHPGKLFNTITGLTLESRLLQERLLLSAAVKHYYSEVQGYNTNIYLHAPPDRVRNITNTAGYNAGMRYSFTPEWMVKASYERAVRLPLNAELFGDGALITPAISLQPERANNYTAGVIFDKTNGAGNRLQLDANAFYMRVNDMIQLAGTGGLTTGYVNYANVDILGVDAEAKLDVTKHVYVSANVTWQRLRDISQYLPGTDKVDNPTYLLQIPNVPELFGNWNVEFHKTGLLARGAKTRLIYEGSFTNEYSYGFNISRYDQFFIPAYVAHNLVIEQSFHDERYTITGEVHNITNENILNNWNMPLPGRTFRIKLRYLLIGKAGHGH from the coding sequence ATGACGAAAAGGCTGCTTTTTGTGCTGCTGTGCTGCGTCGTTTCCCATTGCGCATTCGCCCAGGGGAACGTTATCCGTGGCAGGGTGCTCGATCAACAACGCTTTACCCCGCTCGGGCAGGTAACGGTGCACATCCGCGAATCGGGCGTTTCCACGCAAACAGGGGCGAACGGCGTATTTGAATTCAAAAAAATAAATACCGGTACATACACTTTGCAGTTTTCTTTTGTGGGTTACCGGCCTGTCGAGCGAACCGTGCGGGTGGATAAAACCGGCCTTTCGGTAGAGGTCGCGATGGAGGCGGTCAGCACCGAGCTCTCCGGCGTAACGGTGACGGGCCTGAGCGAGGAACAGGCCGCTGCGCGTAAGGTCCGCAACAATGTGATGCCGGTTACCATCCTGTCTGGCCGGCAGATCGAGAACCGTGCCAGCAACCTCAACGAACTGCTTGCCCGGCAAACGGGAGTACAAATCCGCAGAACCGGCGGGTTGGGCAGCGAGGCCAGAATTTCCGTACGGGGCCTGGAAGGCAGAAGGGTACAGATCTTCATCGACGGCAACCCTCTTAATACCCCGGACGGCAGCCTCGGCATCAACGACCTGCCACTCCAGATCATCGAACGCATCGAGATCTACAAAGGAACGATTCCCGCCTGGCTGGGAGGAGACGGGCTGGGCAGTGCGGTGAACGTGGTCATCAAACACCGTGATGTCAGTTACATCGACGCAACGGCATCGTACCAGTCGTACAACACCCTTAACACCGGCCTCATCCTTAAAAAAACATTCGACAAAGCGGGCATCGAAGCCGGGGCGGGCATCTTCACCAACAGCAGCGACAACGATTATACGATGGAATCTCCTTTTCAGCCGGGGCTGAAGATCCGCCGGGATCATGACCGCTTCCGTTCCATCCTGGCCGGCGCTTCCATTCGCTTTCACAAACTGTGGTTCGATGAGGTGGAACTGGAAGGCGCTTATGTGGACGTCGACAAAGAATTACAGGGCGTGCAGCGGAATATCCGGCACATCGAAAGCCATGGTAAAACAGGCGTGGCGATTCTGTCGGCCAAAAAGAAGGGCCTGCTGGATAACAGACTGTCGTTTAAGTACAATGCCGCGTTGGCGAACATCAACGTGAGGTTTGTCGATACTTCGTCGTACAGCTACGACTGGGAAGGTATTCGTTCTCCGAGCATTTACGGGAAAGGGGAGATGGGCATCGGTCCCAACCTGACGACTACCGTGCAGAAGGAGTTCCGGCAGCTGGCCAATGTCAATTTCGAGCTCAACGAGGTGTTTACGCTGAACCTGAACAATACGCTCCGAAAAGGCGATTTTGAGCCGGAAGATGATGTGGCCAATGCGTTTGCCGGGAAAAACCTGTTCAATCATCCCGGTAAATTATTCAATACCATCACGGGCCTGACCCTGGAAAGCCGGTTGTTGCAGGAGCGACTATTGCTCTCGGCCGCGGTGAAACATTATTACAGCGAGGTACAGGGTTATAACACCAATATCTACCTGCATGCGCCGCCGGACCGGGTGCGCAATATCACCAACACCGCAGGTTATAACGCCGGCATGCGATACAGTTTTACGCCGGAGTGGATGGTGAAAGCGAGTTATGAAAGAGCGGTGCGCCTGCCGCTGAATGCGGAACTTTTCGGTGACGGTGCGCTGATCACGCCTGCCATTTCACTGCAGCCGGAAAGAGCGAACAATTACACGGCAGGTGTCATTTTCGACAAAACCAACGGGGCCGGCAACCGCCTGCAGCTCGACGCCAATGCATTCTACATGCGGGTGAACGATATGATACAGCTGGCCGGCACCGGCGGCTTGACGACGGGTTACGTGAATTACGCGAATGTGGACATATTGGGGGTGGATGCGGAAGCGAAACTGGATGTGACGAAACACGTATACGTCAGCGCTAACGTCACCTGGCAGCGGCTCCGGGACATTTCGCAATATCTGCCCGGTACCGATAAAGTGGATAATCCCACGTACCTGCTGCAAATCCCCAACGTGCCGGAGCTGTTCGGTAACTGGAATGTGGAATTTCATAAAACCGGCCTTCTCGCCAGGGGCGCGAAAACGCGGCTTATTTACGAAGGGAGCTTTACGAACGAATACAGTTACGGTTTTAACATCAGCCGGTACGACCAGTTTTTTATCCCTGCCTATGTGGCGCATAACCTCGTGATAGAGCAGTCGTTTCACGACGAACGATATACCATCACAGGAGAAGTGCACAACATCACCAACGAAAATATCCTCAACAACTGGAACATGCCGCTTCCCGGCAGAACGTTCCGCATCAAACTGCGGTACCTGCTGATCGGTAAAGCCGGTCACGGGCATTAA
- a CDS encoding enolase C-terminal domain-like protein: MKDISEQIFNIARVRINVLEPVPAVTPFQDATMGPFLTFGLAVITLEDENGYVGEAPVFSSYTNILESCFLPILLHSNGVPYGEMYSKLYWSIRNEGFRGAAAAMLGQIDFALHDLAARRAGLPMHRYLGSNRDHVKVYGSGGGTNYSYAQLESEATYFLDKGVDCYKMKIGKDFGARPHEDAERVKFVRSLLGPSVQLAVDVNQVWDCDQALRFLDLVADQNIEWIEEPVHSAGMDQIERFCAASPVKVSFGESERTSKLFPTLLQMGVRHLQPVPTQIGGVREWAEVRDLAKAHGADFSSGGYSLYTAGLMATAEENCRVEYLYSIMHGLERYFSVQPVWAHGGWALPDIEGAPVRIDWEHWRRAGKIMRSVQWEPSSVTAYLPNVTL, encoded by the coding sequence ATGAAAGACATCAGCGAACAAATCTTTAATATTGCCCGCGTCCGCATCAATGTGCTGGAGCCCGTGCCCGCCGTAACACCATTTCAGGATGCCACGATGGGGCCCTTCCTGACGTTCGGCCTGGCCGTCATTACCCTGGAAGATGAAAACGGATATGTGGGCGAAGCGCCGGTATTCAGCAGCTACACCAACATCCTGGAATCCTGCTTTCTGCCAATTCTCCTGCATAGTAACGGTGTTCCGTACGGTGAGATGTACAGCAAATTATACTGGTCTATCCGCAACGAGGGATTCCGCGGTGCGGCGGCGGCCATGCTGGGGCAGATAGATTTCGCCCTGCACGACCTGGCGGCGCGCCGCGCCGGCCTGCCGATGCACCGTTACCTGGGCAGCAACCGTGATCATGTAAAAGTATACGGCAGCGGGGGCGGCACGAATTACAGTTATGCGCAACTTGAATCGGAAGCCACTTATTTCCTCGATAAAGGCGTGGATTGTTACAAGATGAAAATCGGGAAAGATTTTGGCGCCCGCCCGCATGAAGATGCCGAAAGAGTGAAGTTCGTGCGCAGCCTGCTCGGCCCTTCCGTTCAGCTGGCGGTAGATGTGAACCAGGTGTGGGATTGTGACCAGGCGCTCCGGTTCCTCGACCTGGTTGCGGATCAAAACATCGAATGGATAGAAGAACCGGTGCATTCGGCGGGAATGGACCAGATAGAACGGTTTTGCGCCGCTTCGCCTGTTAAAGTATCGTTCGGTGAATCCGAACGCACGTCCAAACTGTTCCCTACCTTGCTGCAAATGGGGGTTCGCCACCTGCAGCCGGTTCCAACGCAGATTGGCGGGGTGCGGGAATGGGCGGAGGTCCGTGATCTCGCCAAAGCGCACGGAGCCGATTTTTCTTCGGGCGGGTATTCGCTTTACACCGCCGGCCTGATGGCTACCGCAGAAGAAAACTGCCGCGTGGAATATCTTTACTCCATCATGCACGGGCTCGAACGGTACTTCAGTGTGCAGCCTGTTTGGGCGCACGGTGGATGGGCGCTGCCGGACATCGAGGGGGCGCCCGTGCGGATTGACTGGGAGCACTGGCGCCGCGCCGGCAAAATAATGCGCTCCGTACAATGGGAACCGTCTTCCGTTACCGCCTACCTGCCCAATGTAACATTGTAA
- a CDS encoding L-rhamnose mutarotase: MTALLAAAVFFSCGQSEKLIDKVFVMNIKPGDDQLKAYLDYHRNVWPEVEKGFTLAGYEKIRLFRSHHTVVMVIAVPEGADLAAMGKKAESYDKRCAEWNRLMAGYQEGVAGTAPGETWTEAAPFYEFSRP; encoded by the coding sequence ATGACAGCCCTGTTGGCCGCGGCCGTTTTTTTCTCGTGCGGTCAAAGTGAAAAACTGATAGATAAGGTATTTGTCATGAATATCAAGCCGGGTGACGACCAGTTGAAAGCGTACCTGGATTATCATCGTAACGTATGGCCGGAAGTGGAGAAGGGGTTTACGCTGGCCGGTTATGAAAAGATCCGGTTATTCAGAAGTCATCATACGGTGGTGATGGTCATTGCCGTGCCGGAAGGCGCGGATCTGGCGGCGATGGGAAAAAAGGCGGAGTCGTACGATAAACGCTGCGCTGAATGGAACCGGCTGATGGCGGGTTACCAGGAAGGCGTGGCGGGCACGGCGCCCGGCGAAACGTGGACGGAAGCGGCGCCGTTTTACGAGTTCAGCCGTCCCTGA
- a CDS encoding sodium:solute symporter family transporter, giving the protein MNITLNGSDYGVLLLYVIALLATGFYLNRRSKSAGRDIFLGGRSLSWWQIGFSLFSANAGPSMLVGFASIGFTQGMVGSNFEWLAWFFIFLMSMFFLPHYISTKVFTMPQFLLARFGKPSYNFLVIYSLISILVVWLGSALYAGGLIISQIFQIPLMQAVTVVALIATSFTAVGGLKAVVRTGIFQSAIIILSSIILVYLSLKKIGGLQALADAVPTGHWQLFRPASDPEYSWVAIVLGYPVVGIYYWCTDQTIVQKVLAGKSMQEGQYGAIFISVLKIIMPFIFIFPGIMCYVLYKDIAQPDNAYITLVSQVMPHGFLGLCIAALIAALIDTVSSGLNSFSTVFTLDVLARFRDMDDTAKRKTGQWVTVLAAVLAIGVAYLFSHSGKGFFELSQGMVSILAPPLSVVFVGGISWKRVNRTAAEVVLYGGGLVCLVVGACHVLNFPSKAFWPHFLLLSFYLFVAMSAVLVAVTLLTKPPAVNVLPSIAESWRGAGKSPARVWLLWGALAIVMCVIYLYFG; this is encoded by the coding sequence TTGAATATAACACTGAATGGATCTGATTATGGGGTGCTGCTGCTGTACGTCATTGCGCTGCTGGCTACCGGTTTTTACCTGAACCGCCGGAGTAAATCCGCCGGCCGCGATATTTTCCTCGGCGGGCGCTCCCTCAGTTGGTGGCAGATCGGCTTTTCGCTGTTCAGCGCCAACGCCGGGCCTTCGATGCTGGTGGGTTTCGCCAGTATCGGGTTTACGCAGGGCATGGTAGGCAGCAACTTCGAATGGCTGGCCTGGTTCTTCATCTTCCTGATGTCGATGTTTTTCCTGCCGCATTACATTTCCACGAAAGTGTTCACGATGCCGCAATTCCTGCTCGCCAGGTTCGGCAAACCGTCCTACAACTTCCTCGTGATCTACAGCCTCATTTCCATTCTGGTGGTGTGGCTGGGCAGCGCGTTATACGCCGGCGGCCTTATTATCTCGCAGATATTTCAGATACCGCTCATGCAGGCCGTAACGGTGGTGGCGCTCATCGCTACCAGTTTCACTGCCGTGGGCGGGCTGAAGGCGGTGGTGCGCACGGGTATCTTTCAATCCGCGATCATCATTCTGTCGTCCATCATCCTCGTATACCTGTCGCTGAAAAAAATCGGCGGCCTGCAGGCGCTGGCGGATGCGGTACCCACCGGGCACTGGCAATTGTTCCGCCCGGCTTCCGATCCGGAATATTCGTGGGTGGCGATAGTGCTGGGATATCCTGTGGTGGGTATTTATTACTGGTGTACCGATCAAACGATCGTGCAGAAGGTGCTCGCCGGTAAAAGCATGCAGGAAGGGCAGTATGGCGCGATTTTTATTTCCGTGCTGAAGATCATCATGCCCTTTATTTTCATCTTCCCGGGCATCATGTGTTATGTGCTTTATAAAGATATCGCCCAGCCGGACAATGCCTATATCACGCTGGTAAGCCAGGTGATGCCGCACGGTTTTCTCGGCCTGTGCATCGCCGCACTGATCGCTGCCCTGATCGACACCGTTTCGTCCGGGCTCAATTCCTTCAGCACTGTTTTTACACTCGACGTACTGGCGCGCTTCCGTGATATGGACGATACCGCGAAAAGAAAAACCGGGCAGTGGGTGACCGTGCTGGCGGCGGTGCTGGCCATTGGGGTGGCATACCTGTTCTCTCATTCGGGGAAAGGGTTCTTTGAACTGAGCCAGGGCATGGTGTCCATCCTGGCGCCGCCATTATCCGTTGTGTTTGTAGGCGGTATTTCATGGAAGCGGGTCAACCGCACGGCCGCGGAAGTGGTGTTGTACGGGGGAGGACTGGTTTGCCTCGTGGTGGGCGCCTGCCATGTGCTGAACTTCCCGTCCAAAGCCTTCTGGCCGCATTTCCTGTTGCTGTCGTTTTATCTCTTCGTGGCTATGTCGGCCGTATTGGTGGCGGTAACGCTGCTCACCAAGCCCCCGGCTGTGAACGTGCTGCCATCCATCGCCGAATCATGGCGGGGAGCAGGCAAAAGTCCCGCGAGGGTATGGCTGCTCTGGGGAGCCCTGGCCATCGTGATGTGCGTCATTTATCTTTATTTCGGTTAA
- a CDS encoding AraC family transcriptional regulator, producing MQYIYENFTFPPDQSFTIRSEILEIKKYAALKSHINFEIALLENCSGKRFIGDHIEDFEGTELVLLGSYLPHCWQYYTALDPMIQPQATVIHFFPDFLGQQLLEKPEARQMNELFAMAAKGISFSGYTIQTAKMIMQQMLFSTGMARVALMLSLLDTLANADQRKVLSSPYYNSVSSSLEAQKINKVFDFIFRNFRDEISLKAVADILHLSPAAFCRFFKARTNRTLIDFVKEVRIGHAAKLLLEKKHNVTEACYMSGYNNLSNFNKHFKDVKGLSPRDFMRQYETPESQ from the coding sequence ATGCAATACATATATGAAAATTTCACTTTCCCACCGGACCAGTCATTTACCATCCGTTCAGAAATACTGGAAATAAAAAAATACGCCGCACTGAAATCGCATATCAATTTCGAGATCGCGTTATTGGAAAATTGCAGCGGCAAAAGGTTTATCGGGGACCACATCGAAGATTTTGAAGGAACAGAGCTGGTATTGCTCGGCAGTTACCTGCCGCATTGCTGGCAGTATTACACGGCATTGGATCCCATGATCCAGCCGCAGGCCACCGTCATTCACTTTTTCCCGGACTTCCTCGGGCAGCAGCTGCTCGAAAAACCGGAAGCGCGGCAAATGAACGAATTATTCGCAATGGCGGCAAAGGGCATTTCCTTTTCCGGTTATACCATCCAGACGGCCAAAATGATCATGCAGCAGATGCTGTTTTCTACCGGTATGGCAAGGGTGGCGCTGATGCTCAGCCTGCTCGACACATTGGCGAATGCGGATCAGCGGAAGGTATTGTCGTCGCCTTATTATAACTCCGTCAGTTCCTCGCTCGAAGCGCAGAAGATCAATAAAGTGTTCGATTTTATTTTCAGGAATTTCAGGGATGAGATTTCCCTGAAGGCGGTAGCGGATATACTCCATTTGTCACCGGCGGCGTTCTGCCGTTTCTTCAAAGCGCGCACCAACCGCACGTTGATCGACTTTGTAAAGGAAGTGCGCATCGGCCATGCCGCCAAATTATTACTGGAAAAGAAACACAATGTAACGGAGGCCTGTTACATGAGCGGGTATAACAATCTTTCGAATTTCAACAAACATTTCAAAGATGTAAAGGGACTTTCGCCACGCGACTTCATGCGCCAGTACGAAACGCCTGAAAGCCAGTAA
- a CDS encoding aldo/keto reductase: MKFERLILGTAGIGGIWGEVSPGASVQTVLLALERGVKAIDTAPAYAHAEAYLGEALRQWKGPVPAVSSKVGRLQGFTAYDGRYDYSRDAMFRSVASTLERTGLTSLDILFLHDPAQIPEGEFGAAVAVLQELKEKGYARATGLGGNPPAWAWPWLRDGGVDVLMEYNRLNACHTEAMDTSLPACIAAGLRYFAASPLNMGLLGKSFAGFSGDYPAWLPAGDLKAASRLHQLAESEGMPLRAMAHRFLLSIPLTFNIVIGPSNPQELEETLGDFAAGPLPETLYEKILHYSKEISTR; this comes from the coding sequence ATGAAATTCGAACGGCTTATATTAGGCACCGCCGGCATCGGCGGCATCTGGGGGGAGGTTTCCCCCGGTGCGTCCGTTCAAACGGTGCTGTTGGCACTGGAACGGGGCGTGAAGGCTATCGACACGGCGCCGGCCTATGCCCATGCGGAAGCATACCTCGGTGAAGCGTTGCGGCAATGGAAAGGGCCCGTTCCCGCAGTCAGCTCCAAAGTGGGCAGGCTGCAGGGTTTTACGGCTTACGATGGCCGGTACGACTACAGCCGGGATGCCATGTTCCGCAGCGTTGCCTCCACCCTTGAAAGAACCGGTCTTACTTCACTGGACATACTTTTTCTTCACGATCCCGCACAGATCCCCGAAGGGGAATTCGGTGCGGCGGTGGCCGTGTTGCAGGAACTGAAGGAAAAAGGTTATGCGCGCGCCACCGGCCTCGGCGGTAACCCGCCGGCATGGGCCTGGCCCTGGCTCCGGGATGGCGGGGTTGATGTGCTGATGGAATACAACCGTCTCAATGCCTGCCATACCGAAGCGATGGATACTTCTTTACCCGCCTGCATAGCGGCGGGGTTGCGTTATTTTGCGGCCAGCCCGCTAAATATGGGGCTTCTCGGTAAATCTTTTGCCGGTTTCTCCGGTGATTACCCGGCGTGGCTGCCGGCAGGTGATCTGAAGGCCGCAAGCCGGCTGCATCAGCTGGCGGAATCGGAAGGGATGCCCCTCCGCGCCATGGCCCACCGTTTTCTGTTATCAATTCCATTAACATTCAATATCGTCATCGGCCCGTCTAACCCGCAGGAGCTGGAAGAAACCCTCGGCGATTTTGCCGCCGGGCCTTTACCGGAAACCCTTTACGAAAAAATTTTGCATTACAGCAAGGAGATATCAACAAGATGA
- a CDS encoding glycoside hydrolase, translated as MIKMNMTTLTMIVLMACVKNSGPARTENPCIVNGRDTCAVSKALTATIDLAAEKQTMHSFGASDCWGIKFIGKNWPERKRNQIADLLFSKEMDEKGNPKGIGLSMWRINIGAGSAEQGEQSNISSPWRREESFQLPDGSYDWSKQAGNQWFARAAKARNVENFLLFSISAPVHMTKNGYAFAPGGVEKGKLNLQAGKMNAFAEFLADVTKHYVDAGIPVQYISPLNEPQWDWMAKENGKASQEGTPATNQEAFELIRALDAGITQRGLSTKIAMGEAGALNYVYGTVNSAPERSDVFNYLWNPSSAGYIGSFRSVAPVQSSHSYFAQPDIPTLLNHRQQLAARMAAVNPKVDYWQSEYCILGKEDGIQGGGRDLGINTALYVARLIHTDIVVGRATSWQWWLGVSPSDYKDGLVYVANVNGTMGELSATQQDGLIYASKLLWALGNFSRFVRPGMIRIDASLENNTDPKTAAANLMISAYKNPVSKEVVVVLINMTTKDEQVSLDGVKFATRQIAAYTTSDTKELQYSSQQAGAPVMIGARSVVTLVGKYR; from the coding sequence ATGATCAAGATGAACATGACGACGCTTACGATGATAGTCCTCATGGCCTGCGTGAAAAACAGTGGGCCGGCGCGTACGGAAAATCCCTGTATCGTGAACGGCAGAGATACCTGTGCCGTCAGCAAGGCGTTGACCGCCACCATCGACCTGGCTGCCGAAAAACAGACCATGCACAGCTTCGGCGCATCCGATTGCTGGGGTATCAAGTTCATCGGCAAAAACTGGCCGGAGCGCAAACGCAACCAGATCGCGGACCTGCTGTTCAGCAAAGAGATGGATGAAAAAGGCAACCCGAAAGGGATCGGTCTTTCCATGTGGCGCATCAACATTGGCGCCGGCAGTGCGGAGCAGGGAGAACAGAGTAACATCAGTTCGCCCTGGCGCCGGGAAGAATCTTTCCAGTTGCCCGATGGTAGCTACGACTGGTCGAAGCAGGCCGGCAACCAGTGGTTCGCCCGCGCCGCCAAAGCCCGGAACGTGGAGAATTTCCTTTTGTTTTCCATCAGTGCGCCCGTGCATATGACGAAGAACGGATACGCGTTTGCACCGGGCGGCGTTGAGAAAGGGAAGCTGAACCTGCAAGCCGGGAAAATGAACGCATTTGCGGAATTCCTGGCGGATGTGACGAAACACTATGTAGACGCGGGCATACCGGTGCAATACATCAGTCCCCTGAACGAACCGCAATGGGACTGGATGGCGAAAGAGAACGGCAAAGCCAGCCAGGAAGGCACGCCTGCCACTAACCAGGAAGCCTTCGAGCTCATCCGGGCCCTCGACGCCGGCATCACCCAAAGAGGATTGTCCACAAAGATTGCTATGGGCGAAGCCGGTGCGCTGAACTATGTGTATGGCACGGTGAATTCCGCACCCGAGCGAAGCGATGTGTTCAATTATCTCTGGAACCCCTCGAGTGCAGGGTACATCGGCTCATTCCGTTCCGTGGCGCCGGTACAGAGCAGTCATAGCTACTTTGCGCAGCCCGATATCCCCACGCTGCTCAATCATCGCCAACAGCTGGCCGCACGCATGGCCGCGGTGAATCCGAAAGTGGACTACTGGCAATCCGAATATTGCATTCTCGGCAAAGAGGACGGCATCCAGGGTGGTGGAAGAGACCTGGGCATCAATACGGCCCTGTACGTGGCGCGCCTCATTCATACGGATATCGTGGTGGGCAGGGCCACATCCTGGCAATGGTGGCTCGGCGTAAGCCCGTCCGATTATAAAGACGGACTTGTGTATGTGGCCAATGTGAACGGTACCATGGGCGAGTTATCGGCCACGCAGCAGGACGGTTTGATATACGCATCGAAATTGCTCTGGGCGCTGGGGAATTTTTCGCGGTTCGTTCGTCCCGGCATGATCAGAATAGATGCTTCCCTGGAAAACAATACCGACCCGAAGACCGCTGCCGCCAACCTGATGATTTCCGCTTACAAGAATCCTGTCAGCAAAGAAGTAGTCGTGGTGCTGATCAATATGACAACGAAAGATGAACAAGTTAGTCTCGATGGGGTAAAATTCGCTACGCGACAGATCGCAGCGTACACCACGTCCGATACCAAAGAATTGCAGTATAGCAGCCAGCAGGCGGGTGCGCCGGTGATGATCGGGGCGAGGTCGGTGGTGACGCTGGTAGGGAAGTACCGCTAG